A genome region from Clostridium sp. JN-9 includes the following:
- a CDS encoding MetQ/NlpA family ABC transporter substrate-binding protein → MLKFKRTLSIIIILSLTLTLFGCGSSKKDSKDTSANTKTEKQTLNIGLMPSVDAVPFIIAKDKGFYEKNGVDVKLQVFKSANDRDAALQTGNLDGVSTDEVAVCLYQNAGIDLKITGVTDGDFMLVASKQSGIKSIADVKGKSVAISQKTVIEYSLDKMLEKNSIKPEEVKKIAIPAIPARLEMLKAGKVDLALLPEPFSSAAIKDGAVLLGKTSSEKLLPAVSAFTQKSIDNKSDAIKAFYKAYNEAVEYVNNTPISQYEDTVIKFVGYPEDMKGNIVLPKFRADVLPSDNDLNSAVKWTKDKGIVKKSLTPKDLTYKIK, encoded by the coding sequence ATGCTTAAATTTAAAAGAACATTATCAATTATTATTATTTTATCATTGACACTTACTTTATTTGGATGCGGGTCATCAAAGAAAGACTCAAAAGATACCTCAGCAAATACTAAAACTGAAAAACAGACTTTAAACATTGGTTTAATGCCGTCAGTGGATGCTGTACCCTTTATAATAGCTAAGGATAAGGGATTTTATGAAAAGAACGGAGTGGATGTAAAACTTCAGGTATTTAAAAGTGCAAATGACAGAGATGCAGCACTTCAGACTGGAAATCTGGATGGAGTTTCAACAGATGAAGTAGCTGTATGCCTTTATCAGAATGCAGGAATAGATCTTAAAATAACAGGAGTTACAGATGGAGACTTTATGCTGGTTGCATCAAAACAATCTGGAATAAAATCAATTGCAGATGTTAAAGGAAAATCTGTAGCCATTTCACAAAAGACTGTAATTGAATATTCACTGGATAAAATGCTGGAGAAAAATTCTATAAAGCCCGAAGAAGTAAAAAAAATTGCCATACCAGCCATACCAGCAAGACTTGAGATGTTAAAAGCAGGAAAGGTAGACTTAGCATTACTGCCTGAACCATTTTCAAGTGCTGCTATAAAAGATGGAGCTGTACTTCTTGGAAAAACAAGCTCTGAAAAGCTGCTGCCAGCAGTTTCTGCCTTTACTCAAAAGAGTATTGATAATAAATCAGATGCTATAAAAGCATTTTACAAAGCTTACAATGAGGCTGTTGAGTATGTTAACAATACTCCTATTTCTCAATATGAAGATACAGTTATAAAATTTGTTGGATATCCTGAAGATATGAAAGGCAATATTGTACTGCCAAAATTCAGAGCAGATGTGCTTCCATCTGATAATGATTTAAATAGTGCTGTAAAGTGGACTAAAGATAAGGGCATTGTAAAGAAATCATTAACTCCTAAGGATTTAACTTATAAAATTAAATAA